AACTCTTCCTTGGTGGTCGTATTATCGGGCGGCGGGGCCAGAACCGCGGGGGCGTCCTCGACCCGGACGGGGGTTTCTGTCGGGGGTATGGGCGCGGGCGCGGCCATGATCTGGCCTCCGCCGGCGGATTTCTCGACCACGAGGCGCTCCCCGTTTTTCAAGGCCACCGGAATTCCCTCCTCGGCCGGCTGGGAGGGCTTGGCCTGGACCAAGGGCGCTACGGCAAAACCTCCCGGGGTCTCGGTCCTGAAGAGATCCCAGGTGGTCAGGCCCTGAGGGCTCACCCTCACGCGGAACTCCGTGCCGCGGACCGCGGCGACGGCGGTGGGGGTCCTGGTCTTGAACACCCTGCCGGAGAACAGGGTCCCCTTGACCTTGGAGATCCAGCCTTCCAGGACACCCTTGTTGAGGCGAACCTCGATCAACTTGGATTGGAGCTTCTCCACGCGAAATGAGGAGCTCTCGCGCAGTTGGACCTTGGAGCCATCCGAGAAAACGATGACGGCGTTCGCGTCCTCCTTGACCACGACCGCGTCGCCGGTCTGGAGCTTCTGGCCTTCCTTGGCCGGCAGCAAGGCCTCGCCCTGTGGCATGTAGAGGACCTCTCCGGAAACGCGGGCAATGACCGCGGCCGCGGAGCCCCGCGCTGAGCCGTCCTCGGCGCGGGAGGTAGCGGCCATGGCGAATGCCATGGCCGCGGCAAGCAACAATGAAAAGTTGTTTTTCATGGTGCTAAGACCTTATCTAATATTTCCGCGTAAAACA
The window above is part of the Elusimicrobiota bacterium genome. Proteins encoded here:
- a CDS encoding FecR domain-containing protein, whose protein sequence is MKNNFSLLLAAAMAFAMAATSRAEDGSARGSAAAVIARVSGEVLYMPQGEALLPAKEGQKLQTGDAVVVKEDANAVIVFSDGSKVQLRESSSFRVEKLQSKLIEVRLNKGVLEGWISKVKGTLFSGRVFKTRTPTAVAAVRGTEFRVRVSPQGLTTWDLFRTETPGGFAVAPLVQAKPSQPAEEGIPVALKNGERLVVEKSAGGGQIMAAPAPIPPTETPVRVEDAPAVLAPPPDNTTTKEEFQESVAAKLEPDSTTTTETKPSPLQNLTASPSSP